The DNA segment TGCGGAGCGAATTCCGGCTATTTCGAGCCAGCGCAGCAGCCGGCATGCGTCGAGAGGCACAGCAGCTGCCTATCCTGGTCGAGGACGATCCGAATGACGGACGGGCAGCAACCTCGGATGGAGCATCGCCGATCGTCGACGTGGATGCGGATGAAAAGGAGGTCGATAATGACGTCGCCGAAATTTCTGGATGAACTGGAAACGTTTGTCGATCTGATCTCACCGGCATGGGCCGCTGCGATCGTCGCCGCATGGGCCGAGCTCGGTCGCCCACTTACGCCGGAAGAGGCCGAGGACCTCCTTCACAGGGTCCTTCACGACAAGGCCGGAGATGCGTTTCGCGAGATGTACGGCGCCAACGTTATCGCAGCGGTTTTTGACGGGAAAAAACCTTCATGAGCAAGCGCCGCAAAGTGCCCAGCGCCGCCGTTAACGACGATGCGTCTACGCAGTTCGAGGAGCTCGTCGCGCAGCTGGCGACGCTGCAGTCCATATCGAACGACGACTTTCCGACTGACGAACAGATGGATCGATTTTTCGGGCTGATCGTGCCGGTCCAGCAAGCTGCTCTCGAATTGGAGCAATCCAAGGCGAAGGCGGCCGGTCTATCTTTAAGCCAGGCTGAATTCCGGGCTCTGTCTATCAAGGTCTTCGTCGGTGCGGCGGGAAATGCAGCACGGGAGGTGTGGGGCGCTACTATCGGCGAACTCATTGACGGGCGCAAACCGCAATGAACAAAAACGGCGAACCAGCGCTCGCCGAGTTCGAAGGATTTGTGCCCGCGATCCCCTGTGCGGAGGGGCGCGAGCGGGAGGCGTCGCATGACGCGATCGAGCATACTGCTGTCGTCGATGGCCTCGAGCAACTAGCGCAGCTCCGCCAAGAGTTTGATCACTACCGGGTGCGCACCGATGAGGCACTCGCCGAGTTGCTCGCCACGGTCATCGAGATCCGCGGCGACCTGGTTGAGATGCGTAGGCGAGCTTCTCGAGCTGCTGGATCAACGAAACTGCCGGCGGGATGGGTCACTCTGAAGCAGGCTGCTTATGATACTGGCTACCACCGGGAACGGATTCGTCAGTGGGCCGTCGAGGGATTGATCAAGGCGAAGCGGGACGGAGGAAGCTGGAGAGTAAGCCTAGAGAGCGTGATCGCCCAGGCCAAGAAGTCGTCTGCGCCGTAAAAAATTCGATTTGGAAATTTGGAGCCCCTCCAAACGTTGCAGTCGGTTTAGTCTGTGACATCGATCGAGGGATTTCCCTATGGCAGACCTCCGCAAACATTACCGGACATTGATGGCCGACAAGACCCGTAGAAGCACAATTAACGGCCTCAGCGATTCTGAATATAGAAATCTGATATTTGGCACGCCGCCCAGCTGGCGAACTCTCTCGAAAAATGTGAAACCCGCGGGCGGGCGGAATATGAAACCCGCAGTTCGCAAATCAGCCCCGCCGCCTGGCCGCGTTTCCCCCCGCAAGCTTTCTTCGAATGATGCTGCTGCAATCGCTAGAGCGGCTGCTGCCGCCCGCGAGGCCCCGACGCTGGAGGATCATCAATCAGCTGCCGCTGCCGCAATCATCGCGGCGGGCGACATGGCGCGCGCCGGCGGTCCGAAGCGCAAGGCTCCATCAGGCGAAGCAGCCGCAATACTCGCAGCGGCCGCCATGCGCGACACTGGCGGGCCGAAGCGTCCGGCTCCATCAGGCACCGCTGCAGCAATCATCGCCGCCGGCAAGAAGCGCCGCGGCGAGGCATAACGAACCCTCAATTCCGAGTTTGGCGGATCATGAGCAACGCATCCGAGATCGCAATCCTCAAGGTCGCCGGCAAGCAATACACCGGCTGGACATCGGTGATGCTGCGGAGGATGTACGGCGGCGCGTGCTCGGACTTCGAGTTCACTGCAACCGAGCAGATGGATACGGGTTCGAAAGATTTTTCAAACTGGAAGATAAATCCAGGCGACAGCTGCACCATCACGCTCGCGGGAATTCTCGCCTTTACCGGTTTCGTGTTTGTCCGGCAGGGATCATTCAATGCAGGACAGCACGGTCTATTGATCCAGGGCCGCAGCGTAACAGCGGATGCCGTCGATTCCTCCGCTCCGGTCAACGGCGGACAATACAAGGGCTATACGTTTCAGGCGCTGGCTTCTGCGCTGTGCAAACAGGCGGGCGTCAATCTCGTCATCAACGGAACCTCGAGCGACCTGTCGCGGCCCTTTCCGCAGTTTTCAGTGTCGTGGGGCGAAACGGTGTTTCAGGCCGTCGAGCGGCTCGCGCGATCGCGGGGGCTTCACATCACTGACGACGCCAAGGGAAATTTTGTCGCCGAGATCTTCGATCCAAAGAGCGCCGGCCAAGGCCAGTTGATCGAAGGTGGCAATCTTTTAGAAGCGCGCGCCACGATCGACGGTTCGAAGTCGTATCACATCAACAATATCGCGTCGCAGCGTCCAGGCAACGACCAGACTAACGGCGAAGCTTGCCGCGACAATTCGGCGACCTTGACCAATCCGGCGGTGCGCTCGACGCGGCGTCTGATGATCTTAATGGAAGAACCGGGCGCGGCGGTGGACTGCGTCACCCGGGCCAACCATGAGACCGCCTATAACGCGACCGACCTGGTCGACGCCCATTGCGTGGTCCAGGGCTGGCAATCCGCGCCGGGAACGTTGTGGGATGTCGGCAAGAACTATTCAGTGAAAAGCCCGATGCTCAATCTCGACCGCAGCTTGAGTTCGCGCCAGGTGGTCTATCGGCAGTCGGCAGAGGGATCGCGCACCGAGATTGACCTTTGCACGCCGGAGAGCCTGGCCTTCTCGTCGACACCGATCGGCGGCTCGGTTGTGCAGGGCGAGCCGGCTTTTGCAGCCGATACGCCGATCCAAGGCGCTACGCCTGATGCGCCCGATAACTAATCCCGCACCTCGAAAATTTGAAAAGGAGATCTCAGTGAAAATGAATCTTGCCGAACTCGAAGCTCTCGTGGTTGAGCAAGGGCGCCGACTTGCGCTCGCGGAATCCGACATCACCGCGCTGAAAGCGAACCAAGGCTTCAGAAAAGTAACGCCGCTCGCGGCAAGTGTGGCCGCCGAGCCGGAAGGTGCGCGGATAACTCTTTCGATCGAGCGCGCCAAGATCGCGCTACCAAATGAAGATGAATTGCGAAAACTGCTCGACGTCGTATTTGGCACTTATCCAACGCTGCGCCCCTGGACACATGGGTCTAGCTACGCTTTTCAAGACGAACAGAATTTCACCAGGCAGTTTTCTGCGGCGTTCGGCTACGTGTCGAGCCAGGGCCGCGCCGACGAGATCGATATGAAGCACTCGGTTTCCTGGTGGGCTGATCAAGCCAGCGATTGGCTTCGCCATCGCGGCGATCGCACAGATATCGGCGGCGCGGCCTTTCTGGCTGCATGCGTTGCCGCCGGCGACGTTGCCTTCCAACGTAGCGATCAGTTTGGGAACGTCTGGGCGGTTGGCCTGGCCAGCTGGGAAGGGCGGAAGGCCACAGAGGCATGGCGCAACGTTTTGTGCGGTGAGCTCCGTAGACCCGTCCCGGGCATTCACAAGGCTCCGGAACGCAGCAGCTTGAGCGTGC comes from the Bradyrhizobium erythrophlei genome and includes:
- a CDS encoding DNA-binding protein is translated as MNKNGEPALAEFEGFVPAIPCAEGREREASHDAIEHTAVVDGLEQLAQLRQEFDHYRVRTDEALAELLATVIEIRGDLVEMRRRASRAAGSTKLPAGWVTLKQAAYDTGYHRERIRQWAVEGLIKAKRDGGSWRVSLESVIAQAKKSSAP
- a CDS encoding phage baseplate assembly protein encodes the protein MSNASEIAILKVAGKQYTGWTSVMLRRMYGGACSDFEFTATEQMDTGSKDFSNWKINPGDSCTITLAGILAFTGFVFVRQGSFNAGQHGLLIQGRSVTADAVDSSAPVNGGQYKGYTFQALASALCKQAGVNLVINGTSSDLSRPFPQFSVSWGETVFQAVERLARSRGLHITDDAKGNFVAEIFDPKSAGQGQLIEGGNLLEARATIDGSKSYHINNIASQRPGNDQTNGEACRDNSATLTNPAVRSTRRLMILMEEPGAAVDCVTRANHETAYNATDLVDAHCVVQGWQSAPGTLWDVGKNYSVKSPMLNLDRSLSSRQVVYRQSAEGSRTEIDLCTPESLAFSSTPIGGSVVQGEPAFAADTPIQGATPDAPDN